One Streptomyces sp. V4I8 genomic window carries:
- a CDS encoding HAD-IC family P-type ATPase, with protein sequence MTHADAGTEVDNPVHPATVPVATGGLTAAEVAERVAQGRVNDVPVRSSRSMADIVRANVFTRFNAIIGVLWVIMLFVAPIQDSLFGFVILANTGIGIIQEWRAKKTLDSLAVIGEARPTVRRDGVAAEVSTSEIVLDDLIEIGPGDKAVVDGVCVEADGLEIDESLLTGEADPVVKRPGDQVLSGSFVVAGGGAFQATKVGREAYAAQLAEEASRFTLVHSELRSGISTILKYVTWMMVPAATGLIITQLVAKDNELDDSIARTVGGIVPMVPEGLVLLTSVAFAIGVIRLGRQQCLVQELPAIEGLARVDTVCLDKTGTLTEGGMDVTELRALGGSDEEYIRKVLGALGESDPRPNASLQAVIDAYPDAEDWRCTESLPFSSARKYSGATFSEGNGEAGTWLLGAPDVLLPTDDPALAETDRLNEQGLRVLLLARAGRDLDDPDVAEGAKPAALVVLEQRLRPDAADTLRYFAEQDVRAKVISGDNAVSVGAVANKLGLTGTTVDARRLPQDQDGMATALDDATVFGRVTPQQKRDMVGALQSHGHTVAMTGDGVNDVLALKDADIGVAMGSGSEATRAVAQIVLLNNSFATLPSVVAEGRRVIGNITRVATLFLVKTVYSVLLALMVVCTQVEYPFLPRHLTLLSTLTIGVPAFFLALAPNRERAKPHFVRRVMRYAIPGGLVAAAATFATYLIARHHYTGEGALDAETSVATLTLFLISMWVLAIIARPYTWWRIALVAAMGFGFLLVLVVPWLQEFFALRLVGATMPWIAVGIAAVAAVALEFTWKWVDRRFPA encoded by the coding sequence ATGACGCATGCCGACGCGGGCACCGAAGTGGACAACCCCGTGCACCCCGCCACCGTCCCGGTGGCGACGGGCGGGCTGACCGCCGCCGAGGTGGCCGAGCGGGTCGCGCAGGGGCGGGTCAACGACGTTCCGGTGCGCAGCAGCCGGTCGATGGCCGACATCGTCCGGGCCAACGTCTTCACCCGGTTCAACGCGATCATCGGCGTGCTCTGGGTGATCATGCTGTTCGTCGCGCCGATCCAGGACAGCCTGTTCGGCTTCGTGATCCTCGCCAACACCGGCATCGGGATCATCCAGGAGTGGCGGGCGAAGAAGACCCTCGACTCGCTCGCCGTGATCGGTGAGGCCCGGCCCACGGTGCGGCGGGACGGGGTCGCCGCCGAGGTCAGTACCTCGGAGATCGTGCTCGACGACCTGATAGAGATCGGGCCGGGGGACAAGGCCGTCGTGGACGGCGTGTGCGTCGAGGCCGACGGGCTGGAGATCGACGAGTCGCTGCTCACCGGGGAGGCCGATCCGGTCGTCAAACGGCCCGGGGATCAGGTCCTCTCCGGCAGTTTCGTCGTCGCCGGCGGCGGCGCCTTCCAGGCCACCAAGGTCGGACGCGAGGCCTACGCCGCCCAGCTCGCCGAGGAGGCCTCCCGGTTCACCCTGGTCCACTCCGAGCTGCGCTCCGGCATCTCCACCATCCTCAAGTACGTGACCTGGATGATGGTCCCGGCCGCGACGGGCCTGATCATCACCCAGCTGGTGGCCAAGGACAACGAGCTCGACGACTCGATCGCCCGGACCGTCGGCGGCATCGTGCCCATGGTCCCGGAGGGGCTCGTCCTCCTCACCTCCGTCGCCTTCGCCATCGGCGTCATCCGGCTCGGCCGCCAGCAGTGCCTGGTCCAGGAACTCCCCGCCATCGAGGGCCTCGCCCGCGTCGACACCGTCTGCCTCGACAAGACCGGCACGCTCACCGAGGGCGGCATGGACGTCACCGAGCTGCGGGCCCTGGGCGGCAGCGACGAGGAGTACATACGGAAGGTGCTGGGCGCCCTCGGCGAGTCCGACCCCCGCCCGAACGCCTCCCTCCAGGCCGTCATCGACGCCTACCCCGACGCCGAGGACTGGCGCTGCACCGAGTCCCTGCCCTTCTCCTCCGCGCGCAAGTACAGCGGCGCCACGTTCAGCGAGGGCAACGGCGAGGCCGGCACCTGGCTGCTGGGCGCCCCCGACGTGCTCCTCCCCACCGACGACCCGGCCCTGGCCGAAACCGATCGGCTGAACGAACAGGGCCTACGGGTGCTGCTGCTCGCCCGCGCCGGCCGCGACCTCGACGATCCCGACGTGGCGGAGGGCGCCAAGCCCGCCGCCCTCGTCGTACTCGAACAGCGGCTGCGCCCCGACGCCGCCGACACCCTGCGCTACTTCGCCGAGCAGGACGTCCGCGCCAAGGTGATCTCCGGGGACAACGCCGTGTCCGTGGGCGCGGTCGCGAACAAGCTCGGGCTGACCGGTACGACGGTCGACGCACGCCGGCTCCCCCAGGACCAGGACGGGATGGCGACGGCCCTGGACGACGCCACGGTGTTCGGGCGGGTCACCCCGCAGCAGAAGCGGGACATGGTCGGCGCGCTCCAGTCCCACGGGCACACCGTCGCCATGACCGGCGACGGCGTGAACGACGTCCTCGCCCTGAAGGACGCCGACATCGGTGTGGCGATGGGCTCGGGCTCGGAGGCGACCCGGGCTGTCGCCCAGATCGTGCTGCTCAACAACAGCTTCGCGACGCTGCCGTCCGTGGTCGCGGAGGGGCGGCGGGTGATCGGCAACATCACGCGGGTCGCGACGCTGTTCCTGGTGAAGACCGTCTACTCGGTGCTGCTGGCGCTGATGGTGGTGTGCACGCAGGTGGAGTACCCCTTCCTGCCGCGCCATCTGACCCTGCTCTCCACCCTCACCATCGGCGTCCCGGCCTTCTTCCTGGCCCTCGCCCCCAACAGGGAACGCGCGAAACCCCACTTCGTACGGCGGGTCATGCGGTACGCGATCCCGGGCGGGCTGGTGGCCGCGGCGGCGACGTTCGCGACGTATCTGATCGCCCGTCACCACTACACCGGCGAGGGCGCGTTGGACGCGGAGACCAGCGTCGCCACGCTGACGCTCTTCCTGATCTCGATGTGGGTGCTGGCCATCATCGCCCGGCCCTACACCTGGTGGCGGATCGCGCTGGTGGCCGCGATGGGGTTCGGGTTCCTGCTGGTGCTGGTGGTGCCGTGGCTGCAGGAGTTCTTCGCGCTGCGGCTCGTCGGGGCGACGATGCCGTGGATCGCGGTGGGGATCGCGGCGGTGGCGGCGGTCGCCCTGGAGTTCACATGGAAGTGGGTCGACCGCCGCTTTCCTGCGTAG
- a CDS encoding helix-turn-helix domain-containing protein produces the protein MDTQNPSAPTRAQSRIAGKNHLHRQARAGGIVHDNARHTTRFTVIGNHLAQHPELSGLAIGLAVHIQSLPAGARADIKTLAARFPEGTTRIAAALRELEAHGYLRRERQRTPAGRIVTRTISCNQPGRGPTQDHQEQPRKKRTPPAPKPLPAVPRPAYPAPPLLQTATDLLAGLRHHDPRLLLSERDTAHLAPGVAAWLERDVTPTAVRHALTTDLPTEPLCRPAAFLAHRLTTQLPPPPPFRAPAPPPPIRHPFQTCDGCDRPFRAPTPGRCRDCRTGPLEGA, from the coding sequence ATGGATACCCAAAACCCTAGCGCGCCCACGCGCGCCCAGTCCCGTATCGCGGGCAAAAACCACCTCCACCGTCAGGCCCGCGCGGGCGGCATCGTCCATGACAACGCCCGCCACACCACCCGCTTCACGGTGATCGGCAACCACCTCGCCCAGCACCCGGAGCTGTCGGGCCTCGCCATCGGGCTGGCCGTCCACATCCAGTCGCTCCCGGCCGGGGCACGCGCCGACATCAAGACCCTCGCCGCCCGCTTCCCCGAGGGCACGACCCGTATCGCCGCCGCCCTGCGCGAACTGGAAGCCCACGGCTACCTGCGCCGCGAACGCCAACGCACCCCCGCCGGCCGCATCGTCACCCGCACGATCTCCTGCAACCAGCCCGGCCGCGGGCCCACCCAGGACCACCAGGAACAGCCCCGGAAGAAGCGAACCCCACCCGCCCCCAAACCCCTCCCCGCCGTACCCCGACCGGCCTACCCGGCCCCGCCCCTCCTCCAGACGGCCACCGACCTCCTCGCCGGCCTCCGCCACCACGACCCCCGCCTGCTGCTCAGCGAGCGCGACACGGCCCACCTGGCCCCCGGCGTCGCCGCCTGGCTGGAACGGGACGTCACCCCCACCGCCGTACGTCACGCCCTGACCACGGACCTGCCAACCGAGCCCTTGTGCCGCCCGGCAGCCTTCTTGGCCCACCGCCTCACCACCCAGCTACCGCCACCGCCCCCGTTCCGGGCACCAGCACCACCGCCGCCCATCCGTCATCCCTTCCAAACCTGCGATGGCTGCGACCGCCCCTTCCGCGCCCCGACCCCCGGCCGCTGCCGCGACTGCCGAACCGGCCCCCTGGAGGGCGCCTAG
- a CDS encoding helix-turn-helix domain-containing protein, translating into MSVEVDAGRLKTEADEPGWEVDPDDEWGVAVIATVGRQLKLRREAVGMRAGEFGKAVGYGEDLVYKIEGGKRIPQQGYLDRADEVLGAGGLISATWEDVKRVRYPKKVRALGEMEAKAVEIGVYECNIIAGLLQTPDHARSVIEAAQPPYSPDDVERMVGARLARQSVFERDPAPSVHFVLEEAPLRRQVGGTMVWRKQLERLLEVGRLNNVWLQVMPTNTEPHPGLDGRIELLKFPDGTAVGRSDGKFSGRPVSDPKQLRILELRYGTIRAQALPPRESLAFIENLLGET; encoded by the coding sequence ATGTCGGTCGAGGTGGACGCGGGTCGGCTCAAGACGGAGGCGGACGAGCCGGGTTGGGAGGTTGATCCCGACGACGAGTGGGGCGTGGCGGTGATCGCGACCGTGGGGCGGCAGTTGAAGCTGCGGCGGGAGGCGGTGGGGATGCGGGCCGGCGAGTTCGGGAAGGCGGTCGGGTACGGGGAGGACTTGGTCTACAAGATCGAGGGCGGGAAACGGATTCCCCAGCAGGGGTATCTGGACAGGGCGGACGAGGTGTTGGGGGCCGGGGGGCTGATTTCGGCGACGTGGGAGGACGTTAAGAGGGTCCGGTACCCGAAGAAGGTGCGGGCGCTGGGGGAGATGGAGGCCAAGGCGGTCGAGATCGGCGTGTACGAGTGCAACATCATCGCTGGGCTGTTGCAGACGCCGGATCATGCGCGATCCGTGATCGAGGCGGCACAGCCGCCGTATTCGCCGGACGACGTAGAACGCATGGTGGGCGCTCGTCTGGCCCGGCAGTCGGTCTTCGAACGTGACCCGGCCCCATCGGTCCACTTCGTCCTGGAAGAGGCGCCACTGCGCCGACAGGTCGGGGGCACAATGGTGTGGCGAAAGCAGCTCGAACGCCTGCTGGAGGTGGGGCGCTTGAACAACGTCTGGCTTCAGGTCATGCCGACGAACACCGAGCCGCATCCAGGGCTGGACGGCAGGATCGAGTTGCTGAAGTTCCCGGACGGTACGGCGGTGGGGCGCTCCGACGGTAAGTTCAGCGGGCGGCCTGTTTCTGACCCAAAGCAGCTCCGCATCCTTGAGTTGCGATATGGCACCATCCGGGCGCAGGCCCTCCCGCCGAGGGAGTCGCTGGCCTTTATCGAGAACCTGCTGGGAGAGACATGA
- a CDS encoding calcium-binding protein — translation MRMRATLGVVTGALALSALAVPAAQADEVEGDTTISNVVVNGGKAAVVGSTAKKTITVSFTVKDNSGVDWAQAILYHGADIDSSDSGAVANSSDGRATCTVVNATTSNCKSTFDLEPGYNLINSVAGGWKVWAIAAGNDADYVQKDNAKSFNVQRLSKLTVNASPEPVKKGKTITVTGKLTRANWDRGTYNGYATQPVKLQFRKKSSTTYTTVKTIKTNSTGDLKTTVTASVDGYFRYSFAGTSTTPAVSAAGDYVDVQ, via the coding sequence ATGCGCATGCGTGCCACCCTCGGCGTCGTCACCGGCGCCCTGGCCCTTTCCGCTCTCGCCGTCCCGGCCGCGCAGGCCGACGAGGTCGAGGGCGACACGACGATCTCGAACGTCGTGGTGAACGGTGGCAAGGCTGCGGTCGTCGGTTCGACCGCGAAGAAGACCATCACCGTCTCCTTCACCGTGAAGGACAACTCGGGCGTCGACTGGGCCCAGGCGATCCTGTACCACGGTGCGGACATCGACAGCTCCGACTCCGGCGCCGTCGCCAACAGCAGCGACGGCCGTGCCACCTGCACGGTGGTCAACGCCACGACGTCGAACTGCAAGTCCACCTTCGACCTGGAGCCGGGCTACAACCTGATCAACAGCGTGGCCGGCGGCTGGAAGGTCTGGGCGATCGCGGCGGGCAACGACGCCGACTACGTCCAGAAGGACAACGCCAAGAGCTTCAACGTGCAGCGCCTCTCGAAGCTCACGGTCAACGCCTCCCCGGAGCCCGTGAAGAAGGGCAAGACCATCACGGTCACCGGCAAGCTGACCCGTGCCAACTGGGACCGCGGCACGTACAACGGTTACGCCACCCAGCCGGTGAAGCTCCAGTTCCGCAAGAAGAGCTCCACCACCTACACCACCGTCAAGACCATCAAGACGAACTCGACGGGTGACCTGAAGACCACCGTCACCGCGTCCGTCGACGGCTACTTCCGCTACTCCTTCGCGGGCACCTCGACCACCCCGGCGGTCAGCGCCGCGGGTGACTACGTCGACGTGCAGTAG
- a CDS encoding ATP-binding protein, with amino-acid sequence MNQETAAPTARLDTRIRNFSLKLSSTPRGARLARLLATEQLRSWGVPLDPAGHIVAELAANAALHGRIPGRDFLLLVYVVGDTLRIEVTDTRADSLPHVEQPAPDAESGRGLTIVDALADRWGVAPGLPPRKTVWAEIALSPVCRNPYSGAGGDLFSQETPG; translated from the coding sequence GTGAATCAAGAAACCGCCGCCCCCACGGCCCGACTCGACACCCGCATCCGCAACTTCAGCCTGAAGCTGTCCTCCACCCCACGCGGCGCCCGCCTCGCCCGCCTCCTCGCCACCGAGCAACTCCGCAGCTGGGGCGTGCCCTTGGACCCGGCGGGGCACATCGTGGCCGAACTGGCGGCCAACGCCGCCCTCCACGGCCGCATCCCCGGCCGGGACTTCCTGCTGCTCGTCTACGTCGTCGGCGACACCCTCCGTATCGAGGTCACCGACACCCGCGCGGACAGCCTCCCGCACGTCGAACAACCGGCCCCCGACGCGGAGTCGGGCCGCGGCCTGACCATCGTCGACGCCTTGGCCGACCGCTGGGGCGTTGCGCCGGGACTGCCCCCGCGCAAGACGGTCTGGGCCGAGATCGCCCTCTCACCGGTGTGCAGAAACCCGTACTCCGGTGCCGGGGGCGACCTCTTTTCCCAAGAAACTCCGGGGTGA
- a CDS encoding DUF397 domain-containing protein — protein sequence MALAGDASELAWFKSSYSGGNNGESCVEIAVAPRTIHVRDSKYRDSSPRLALAPEAWTAFVAYAAEG from the coding sequence TTGGCCCTCGCCGGGGACGCCTCCGAACTGGCGTGGTTCAAGAGCAGCTACAGCGGCGGCAACAACGGCGAGTCCTGCGTCGAGATCGCGGTAGCGCCCCGCACCATCCACGTCCGCGACTCCAAGTACCGCGACTCCAGCCCCCGTCTCGCCCTCGCGCCGGAGGCTTGGACGGCCTTCGTTGCGTATGCCGCCGAGGGCTGA
- a CDS encoding sacsin N-terminal ATP-binding-like domain-containing protein: protein MSKFVRPAAEGADPFGTARLRRGVLDAWATSPARFREDANAEEDLVLGGYRDRLVVELAQNAADAAARAGVAGRLRLTLREGVLVAANTGAPLDAGGVESLSTLRASAKRDTASVGRFGVGFAAVVSVTDEPAVVGRHGGVRWSLAEARELAQETARHSPGLGDEIRRRDGHVPVLRLPFAAEGTAPDPYDTAVILPLRDTAAADLAERLLNTVDDALLLALPGLEEVVIEVGDEEPRTLRRRTDGPFTVVEDSRDGVDGVTHWRTSAAGGPLTPDLLADRPVEERLRPHWSLTWAVPVNAADSTPARPRTAPVVHAPTPSDEPLGVPALLIASFPLDTTRRHAAPGPLTDFLVQRAADAYAELLADWRPVSEGVIGLVPGPLGKGELDGALRQAVLERLPRTSFLPPAAEPHEPVHDHEPELPESLRPRDAEVVEGAGADTVRVLAEVLPTLLPAGLERRVELRTLGVARVPLTDAVDRLAGLEKEPDWWRRLYDSLAGVDPDRLSGLPVPLADGRTTIGPRQVLLPTSDGAPVDPEILARLGLKVAHPDAAHPLLEKLGALPATPRAVLTTPQVRAAVAASLDDDGGVSWEEDAPDAEELADTVLALVRDAGLEPGDEPWLGALALPDEEGELAPAGELVLPGSPFAQVMREDELATVDAELADKWGEQPLAACGVLANFALVRATDVVLDPDELEPREGDFAEPDDAGLLDAVDVWSEDILDRFPDTPVPPVATELIAVRDLDLVDDDKWPQALALLAQPPLRDALTQQVRILLPDGTHEVVRPYTAWWLRGNPVLDGRRPAGLLAAGGDPLLRGLYDEADATGFDDEQVLRALGVRTSVAALLDEPGGAAELLDRLADPARPVTSAQLHGLYGALADLDPDQVTLPDEVRAVIDGRVEVVDAADAVVVDSPDLLPFTEGVPLLPVRPARAAELAELFQVRRLSESVTGEVTSEGTEHDVPEPVRVLLGARTPESYVEHEELVVDGVEIDWRLTNDGVLHAATLEGVAAGLAWAAGQWPRRFEVAALLEDPSRTGELARDRWFD, encoded by the coding sequence GTGAGCAAGTTCGTGCGGCCCGCGGCCGAAGGCGCCGACCCCTTCGGAACGGCCCGTCTGCGGCGCGGAGTCCTGGACGCCTGGGCCACCAGCCCCGCCCGGTTCCGGGAGGACGCCAACGCCGAGGAGGACCTCGTCCTCGGCGGGTACCGGGACCGGCTCGTCGTCGAGCTCGCTCAGAACGCCGCCGACGCCGCCGCCCGGGCGGGGGTGGCCGGGCGCCTTCGGCTCACCCTCCGTGAGGGTGTTCTCGTCGCCGCCAACACGGGTGCTCCGCTGGACGCGGGCGGCGTCGAGTCGCTGTCCACCCTGCGCGCCTCGGCCAAGCGGGACACGGCTTCCGTGGGGCGCTTCGGCGTCGGGTTCGCCGCCGTCGTCTCCGTCACCGACGAGCCCGCTGTGGTCGGGCGGCACGGCGGTGTCCGGTGGTCCCTCGCCGAGGCCCGGGAGCTGGCCCAGGAGACCGCGCGGCACAGCCCGGGGCTGGGGGACGAGATCCGCCGACGGGACGGGCATGTGCCCGTGCTCCGGCTGCCGTTCGCCGCCGAGGGGACCGCGCCCGACCCGTACGACACCGCCGTCATCCTCCCGCTGCGCGACACCGCCGCCGCCGACCTCGCCGAGCGGCTGCTGAACACCGTCGACGACGCCCTGCTCCTCGCCCTGCCCGGCCTTGAGGAGGTCGTGATCGAGGTCGGCGACGAGGAGCCGCGCACCCTGCGCCGCCGGACCGACGGACCCTTCACGGTCGTGGAGGACTCCCGCGACGGTGTCGACGGCGTCACCCACTGGCGTACGTCCGCCGCGGGCGGCCCGCTCACCCCCGACCTCCTCGCCGACCGCCCGGTCGAGGAGCGGCTGCGCCCCCACTGGTCGCTCACCTGGGCCGTCCCCGTCAACGCCGCCGACAGCACGCCCGCGCGGCCCCGCACCGCCCCCGTCGTCCACGCGCCCACGCCCAGCGACGAACCCCTCGGCGTCCCCGCCCTCCTCATCGCCTCCTTCCCCCTCGACACCACCCGCCGTCACGCCGCCCCCGGTCCCCTCACCGACTTCCTGGTGCAGCGGGCGGCGGACGCGTACGCCGAACTGCTCGCCGACTGGCGCCCCGTGAGCGAGGGCGTCATCGGCCTCGTGCCCGGCCCGCTCGGCAAGGGCGAACTGGACGGAGCCCTGCGCCAGGCCGTCCTGGAGCGGCTGCCCCGGACCTCCTTCCTCCCGCCCGCCGCGGAGCCGCACGAGCCCGTGCACGACCACGAGCCCGAGCTGCCCGAGTCGCTCCGGCCGCGGGACGCCGAGGTCGTCGAGGGCGCCGGTGCCGACACCGTGCGCGTGCTGGCCGAGGTGCTGCCCACCCTCCTGCCCGCCGGCCTCGAACGGCGCGTGGAGCTGCGGACGTTGGGCGTCGCCCGCGTCCCGCTCACCGACGCCGTCGACCGGCTGGCCGGGCTGGAGAAGGAGCCGGACTGGTGGCGGCGGCTCTACGACAGCCTCGCCGGGGTCGACCCGGACCGGCTGTCCGGGCTGCCGGTGCCGCTGGCCGACGGGCGGACCACCATCGGGCCGCGGCAGGTCCTGCTGCCGACCTCCGACGGCGCCCCCGTAGACCCCGAGATCCTCGCCCGCCTCGGCCTCAAGGTCGCCCACCCGGACGCCGCGCACCCGCTCCTGGAGAAGCTCGGCGCCCTGCCGGCCACGCCCCGCGCGGTCCTCACCACGCCCCAGGTGCGCGCCGCCGTCGCCGCCTCCCTGGACGACGACGGCGGGGTGAGCTGGGAGGAGGACGCCCCCGACGCCGAGGAACTGGCCGACACCGTCCTCGCGCTCGTGCGGGACGCGGGCCTGGAGCCCGGGGACGAGCCGTGGCTCGGCGCGCTCGCGCTGCCCGACGAGGAGGGGGAGTTGGCGCCGGCCGGTGAACTGGTCCTTCCCGGCAGCCCCTTCGCCCAGGTCATGCGCGAGGACGAACTCGCCACCGTCGACGCCGAACTGGCCGACAAGTGGGGCGAGCAGCCGCTCGCCGCCTGCGGTGTCCTCGCCAACTTCGCCCTCGTCCGGGCCACGGACGTCGTCCTGGACCCCGATGAACTGGAGCCCCGCGAAGGGGACTTCGCCGAGCCCGACGACGCCGGCCTGCTGGACGCCGTCGACGTGTGGAGCGAGGACATCCTCGACCGCTTCCCGGACACGCCCGTACCGCCGGTCGCCACCGAGCTGATCGCCGTACGCGACCTGGATCTGGTGGACGACGACAAGTGGCCGCAGGCCCTGGCCCTGCTCGCCCAGCCGCCCCTGCGGGACGCGCTGACCCAGCAGGTGCGGATCCTGCTGCCCGACGGCACGCACGAGGTCGTACGGCCGTACACGGCCTGGTGGCTGCGGGGGAACCCGGTGCTGGACGGCCGCCGCCCGGCGGGGCTCCTCGCCGCCGGCGGTGACCCGCTCCTGCGGGGGCTGTACGACGAGGCCGACGCCACCGGCTTCGACGACGAGCAGGTGCTGCGGGCGCTCGGGGTACGCACCTCCGTCGCCGCGCTGCTCGACGAGCCGGGCGGAGCCGCCGAACTCCTCGACCGCCTCGCCGACCCCGCCCGCCCCGTCACCTCCGCCCAACTGCACGGCCTGTACGGTGCCTTGGCCGACCTGGACCCCGATCAGGTGACCCTGCCGGACGAGGTGCGGGCCGTCATCGACGGTCGGGTCGAGGTCGTGGACGCGGCCGACGCGGTGGTCGTCGACTCGCCGGACCTGCTGCCCTTCACCGAGGGCGTGCCGCTGCTGCCGGTACGTCCGGCGCGGGCCGCCGAACTGGCGGAGCTGTTCCAGGTACGGCGGCTGAGCGAGTCCGTCACCGGGGAGGTGACGAGCGAGGGCACCGAGCACGACGTCCCGGAGCCGGTCCGGGTGCTGCTCGGCGCGCGGACCCCGGAGTCGTACGTCGAACACGAGGAACTCGTCGTCGACGGCGTGGAGATCGACTGGCGGCTGACCAACGACGGCGTCCTGCATGCCGCCACGCTGGAGGGCGTCGCCGCCGGGCTGGCGTGGGCGGCGGGGCAGTGGCCGCGGCGGTTCGAGGTGGCGGCGCTGCTGGAGGATCCGTCGCGGACGGGGGAGCTGGCGCGGGACCGCTGGTTCGACTGA
- a CDS encoding DUF2530 domain-containing protein: MAKWTPKHEAPEPLEGPVVATITGGTILWFVLFVVQLPFYGWFDDRDLTWWVWTCLAGGGLGLIGIWYVRRRDAALKRAAAGEATETKPGSESGSESGSESETKPGSETKQSPAPSTD, encoded by the coding sequence ATGGCGAAGTGGACCCCCAAGCACGAGGCGCCGGAGCCCCTGGAGGGCCCCGTGGTCGCCACGATCACCGGCGGCACGATCCTCTGGTTCGTCCTCTTCGTCGTCCAGCTGCCGTTCTACGGCTGGTTCGACGACCGCGACCTCACCTGGTGGGTGTGGACCTGCCTGGCGGGCGGCGGACTGGGGCTCATCGGCATCTGGTACGTCCGCAGGCGCGACGCGGCACTCAAGAGGGCGGCGGCGGGCGAGGCGACGGAGACGAAGCCGGGGTCGGAGTCGGGGTCGGAGTCGGGGTCGGAGTCGGAGACGAAGCCGGGCTCGGAGACGAAGCAGTCACCGGCGCCGTCCACCGACTAG
- a CDS encoding peptidase inhibitor family I36 protein, translated as MRIRTMLTIAVVGSLALTGVTVAPSLAAADPAPPASVVSDVLTPEEEAEVHAAADAADKVDMYYKGEKVDPASDWSGADVCVEVSEDGTMQCFDSNTEANRHLAAHAPTAAARAGAKQALTSRKYSDCPNSYVCLWQDSNYTGRRLQWPTYPEAKTRHLDQYSPSFRDKATSAYVNRPQRGVELYDFRSGLPDPHLFLGAGYSIYPNFKNIDYTYGGNWNDRVDAIKF; from the coding sequence GTGCGCATACGCACCATGCTGACCATCGCGGTCGTCGGATCGCTGGCGCTCACCGGCGTCACCGTCGCTCCGTCTCTCGCCGCCGCCGACCCGGCCCCGCCCGCCTCGGTCGTGTCGGATGTCCTCACTCCTGAGGAGGAGGCGGAAGTGCACGCCGCAGCGGACGCCGCGGACAAGGTGGACATGTACTACAAGGGTGAGAAGGTCGACCCGGCGTCCGACTGGAGCGGTGCGGACGTCTGCGTCGAAGTGTCGGAGGACGGCACGATGCAGTGCTTTGACAGCAACACCGAAGCTAACAGGCACCTCGCCGCCCACGCGCCCACGGCAGCGGCCCGGGCCGGAGCGAAGCAGGCTCTGACCAGCCGGAAATACTCGGACTGCCCCAATTCTTACGTGTGCCTCTGGCAGGACTCGAACTACACGGGCAGGCGCCTGCAATGGCCGACCTACCCCGAGGCCAAGACGCGTCACCTCGACCAGTACTCGCCGTCTTTCCGGGACAAGGCCACCTCCGCGTACGTCAACCGACCGCAGCGCGGAGTTGAGCTGTACGACTTCCGTAGCGGGCTTCCGGATCCTCACCTGTTCCTGGGGGCCGGATACAGCATCTACCCGAACTTCAAGAACATCGACTACACCTATGGCGGAAATTGGAATGACAGGGTCGACGCCATCAAGTTCTGA
- a CDS encoding DUF397 domain-containing protein, translating to MMSKASAGDASELTWFKSSYSGGTDGESCVEIAVAPRTIHVRDSKYRDSSPRLALAPQAWSAFVTYASEE from the coding sequence ATGATGAGCAAGGCCTCCGCCGGGGACGCCTCCGAACTGACGTGGTTCAAGAGCAGCTACAGCGGCGGCACCGATGGCGAGTCCTGCGTCGAGATCGCGGTAGCGCCCCGCACCATCCACGTCCGCGACTCCAAGTACCGCGACTCCAGCCCCCGTCTCGCCCTCGCGCCGCAGGCCTGGTCCGCTTTCGTCACGTACGCGTCCGAGGAGTGA
- a CDS encoding Uma2 family endonuclease codes for MTIAPDNARQGASHLYRAMRDFVESTDGTLPGKFEITKEGIVLDMMSPVRPHELTALRLRKRLEKVMPEENVAHTGEPDVEMEPEGIMRRPDIMVIAEADMEGDGSFDPLTLIAAIEIVSRSNPDNDWVTKMRDYPLIGIPVYAIFDPRTGTGAVLTDIHSTPAGPRYATRKDFVYGEDVTIADWTISTENLPRYKAEDAGDTGGQPTS; via the coding sequence ATGACCATCGCCCCGGACAACGCGCGGCAGGGCGCTTCCCACCTGTACCGCGCCATGCGCGACTTCGTGGAGTCCACGGACGGCACCCTCCCCGGCAAGTTCGAGATCACCAAGGAAGGGATCGTCCTCGACATGATGTCGCCTGTCCGGCCGCATGAACTCACCGCACTCCGTCTCCGGAAGCGACTGGAAAAGGTCATGCCTGAGGAGAACGTGGCCCACACAGGCGAGCCTGATGTCGAGATGGAGCCAGAGGGCATCATGCGCCGCCCCGACATCATGGTGATCGCCGAGGCGGACATGGAGGGAGACGGGTCCTTCGACCCACTCACGCTCATCGCCGCCATTGAGATCGTCTCTCGCTCCAACCCCGACAACGACTGGGTCACGAAGATGCGCGACTACCCCCTGATCGGCATCCCCGTCTACGCCATCTTCGACCCCCGCACCGGAACCGGCGCCGTCCTGACCGACATCCACTCCACTCCCGCAGGCCCCCGCTACGCGACCCGCAAGGACTTCGTGTACGGCGAAGACGTCACCATCGCGGACTGGACGATCTCCACCGAGAACCTGCCCCGGTACAAGGCCGAGGACGCGGGCGACACCGGCGGGCAGCCGACGTCCTGA